The Sulfurospirillum oryzae genome includes a region encoding these proteins:
- a CDS encoding septum formation initiator — protein sequence MSEVLDEFEDESEESGQSALFYLKILSLIVLVVGFGLYIGDVLFGKSSLDVLLNLQADKDTLTAKIKSLKDENAVLQKEYFELRQLDPDR from the coding sequence ATGAGTGAAGTTTTAGACGAATTTGAAGATGAAAGTGAAGAGAGTGGGCAATCTGCTCTCTTTTATCTCAAAATTTTATCGTTAATTGTACTGGTAGTTGGATTTGGCTTATATATAGGCGATGTTTTATTTGGAAAAAGTTCACTCGATGTACTTTTAAACCTCCAAGCAGATAAAGACACATTAACTGCAAAAATCAAAAGTCTCAAAGACGAGAATGCTGTGTTACAAAAAGAGTATTTTGAGTTACGACAATTGGATCCCGATAGATAA
- a CDS encoding AMIN domain-containing protein yields MQKILGLFLSLAVMSVARENPFETSMSPQSVGQTTQIKDERADFTSTTLSLPSSARILKSASVTFQNLDGSISEEIVAIDKNVDWHLPLILSSQKLEANASTPIALPVAIPEAKKVVEKKPAVVATAPLKEEKVVSQTPNANVEDSTFKLADDLSFFINQNEITIFTKESKIRDFLIVDPYKVVVDFKKESTYTTKTLEFKKAPFVSATLGTHDGFYRIAILLDGHYRYDIQPFNGGYIVKLK; encoded by the coding sequence ATGCAGAAAATTCTTGGGCTTTTTCTATCTCTTGCCGTAATGAGCGTAGCGAGAGAAAATCCTTTTGAGACGAGCATGTCTCCTCAGAGTGTTGGTCAAACAACACAAATCAAAGATGAGAGAGCAGATTTTACCAGCACAACACTCTCCCTTCCTAGCAGTGCACGAATTTTAAAAAGTGCTTCGGTTACTTTTCAGAATTTAGATGGTTCTATCAGCGAAGAGATTGTAGCGATTGATAAAAATGTTGATTGGCATTTGCCACTTATTCTTAGTAGTCAGAAATTAGAAGCAAATGCTTCTACTCCTATTGCCCTTCCAGTGGCTATTCCTGAAGCAAAAAAAGTAGTTGAGAAAAAGCCTGCCGTTGTTGCTACCGCTCCTCTTAAAGAAGAAAAAGTTGTGAGTCAAACTCCCAATGCCAACGTTGAGGATAGTACCTTTAAATTAGCCGATGACCTCTCATTTTTTATTAACCAAAATGAGATCACTATTTTTACTAAAGAGAGTAAAATTCGTGATTTCTTAATAGTAGATCCTTATAAAGTTGTGGTTGATTTCAAAAAAGAGAGTACATATACAACTAAAACATTAGAATTTAAAAAAGCTCCTTTTGTCTCTGCCACATTAGGCACACATGATGGATTTTACCGTATAGCTATTTTGCTTGATGGTCATTATCGTTACGATATACAGCCATTTAATGGTGGATATATCGTTAAATTGAAGTAA
- a CDS encoding citrate synthase produces the protein MSKESVTLIDNRTGKEYEFPILKSTLGPDVVDISTFYGNTGMFTLDRGFTSTASCRSRITYIDGDIGKLMYRGYDIAYLATKKSFLDTAFLLLHKELPNKDEYKNFLTELKKRSFIHESMRKLFDAFPDNAHPMAILSAAVSALSAFYFDHLDMDSPEQAKEMAHRIIAKIPTIAAFSYRYSQGLPIIYPDLDKGFTENFLYMIRGYPHHHIDLKPIEVKALDTIFTLHADHEQNASTTAVRVVASTHAHPYAAISAGIGALWGRAHGGANESVIRQLELIGSVDNVDKFIAKAKDPNDPFRLMGFGHRVYKNFDPRATILKNLQKQLVSELAIDTELMAVAHRIEEIALNDEYFIKRKLYPNIDFYSGLILQALRIPKEMFAVIFVIGRTPGWIAQWIELKEQPDMKIARPRQHYLGPLERTPKYN, from the coding sequence ATGAGTAAAGAGTCAGTTACCCTTATCGACAATCGTACGGGCAAAGAATATGAGTTTCCGATTCTCAAATCAACATTAGGACCTGATGTTGTAGATATTTCGACATTTTATGGTAATACTGGAATGTTTACGTTAGATCGTGGATTTACTTCTACTGCAAGCTGTCGGTCACGTATTACTTACATCGATGGTGACATCGGCAAATTGATGTACCGTGGTTATGATATTGCTTATTTAGCAACCAAAAAATCATTTTTAGATACTGCTTTTTTACTTTTACATAAAGAGCTTCCGAATAAAGATGAATATAAAAATTTCTTAACAGAACTTAAAAAACGCTCTTTCATTCATGAGAGTATGCGTAAACTTTTTGATGCTTTCCCTGACAATGCGCACCCAATGGCTATTTTATCAGCTGCAGTTTCAGCACTTTCAGCGTTTTATTTTGATCACCTTGATATGGATTCACCTGAGCAAGCGAAGGAAATGGCGCACCGCATTATTGCTAAAATTCCAACCATTGCAGCCTTCTCATACCGTTATTCTCAAGGTCTTCCAATTATTTATCCTGATTTGGACAAAGGTTTTACGGAGAACTTCTTATATATGATTAGAGGCTATCCTCATCATCACATTGACCTCAAACCAATTGAAGTCAAAGCTCTTGATACTATTTTCACTCTTCATGCAGACCATGAACAAAATGCCTCTACTACAGCCGTTCGTGTCGTTGCTTCAACCCATGCACACCCTTATGCTGCTATCAGTGCAGGTATTGGTGCCCTTTGGGGACGCGCGCATGGTGGCGCAAATGAGTCAGTCATTCGTCAGCTTGAACTCATTGGAAGTGTCGATAATGTTGATAAATTTATCGCGAAAGCAAAAGATCCTAATGATCCATTTAGACTGATGGGATTTGGTCACAGAGTGTATAAAAACTTTGACCCACGCGCAACGATTTTGAAAAATCTTCAAAAACAACTTGTGAGTGAGCTTGCTATCGATACCGAATTGATGGCAGTAGCACATCGTATTGAAGAAATTGCACTTAATGATGAGTACTTTATTAAGCGTAAACTTTATCCAAACATCGACTTCTATTCAGGTCTTATTCTTCAAGCACTCAGAATTCCAAAAGAGATGTTTGCTGTTATTTTTGTTATAGGAAGAACACCTGGTTGGATCGCACAATGGATTGAGCTAAAAGAACAGCCTGATATGAAGATTGCACGCCCTCGCCAACACTATCTTGGACCGTTAGAGCGTACACCAAAATACAACTAA